In Tripterygium wilfordii isolate XIE 37 chromosome 15, ASM1340144v1, whole genome shotgun sequence, one DNA window encodes the following:
- the LOC119979889 gene encoding protein ASYMMETRIC LEAVES 2-like yields the protein MTIKGGTSQACAACKYQRRRCSKDCALAPYFPADQPKKFQNAHRLYGVSNILRVLKRVHPNQKEEAMGSIIYESNMRARFPVYGCLWVIGELERQFNQAMEELRYVTTRLAVCKDQYCYQMPPPSPSSLGIGMSNEVVPVYGQNHHHHHNHPGVATMAPLSPNDFMVNGNNGIGGMFVESNDHDMMNPVRTTQQQQQQQQQHGFYNNAIPIQSPFMVPQGFPLQQETEVSHDYDDIPFDTIADDRQSYIESKESCESSAESRLKDTTQSIQHVTENELRTAAACLTLTGVN from the exons ATGACCATAAAAGGAGGCACAAGCCAGGCCTGTGCAGCTTGTAAGTACCAGAGGAGGAGATGCTCAAAGGACTGTGCTTTGGCTCCCTACTTCCCGGCCGATCAACCCAAGAAGTTTCAGAACGCGCATCGATTGTATGGTGTTAGCAACATCTTGAGGGTACTAAAAAGAGTTCATCCGAATCAAAAGGAGGAGGCGATGGGGTCGATTATCTACGAATCTAATATGCGGGCCAGATTTCCTGTTTATGGCTGTTTATGGGTTATAGGTGAGCTGGAGAGACAATTCAATCAAGCAATGGAAGAACTTCGCTACGTCACAACCCGGCTGGCCGTTTGTAAAGATCAATATTGTTACCAAATGCCTCCTCCTTCGCCTTCGTCGTTAGGGATAGGTATGAGTAATGAAGTTGTCCCGGTTTACGgccaaaatcatcatcatcatcataatcatccGGGAGTGGCTACAATGGCTCCTCTATCTCCTAATGACTTTATGGTGAATGGAAACAATGGTATTGGTGGTATGTTTGTTGAATCGAATGATCATGATATGATGAACCCAGTAAGGACTacgcagcagcagcagcaacaacaacaacaacacggTTTCTATAACAATGCGATCCCAATTCAATCTCCATTCATGGTTCCACAAGGTTTTCCTCTGCAACAAGAGACGGAGGTTTCTCATGATTACGATGATATACCATTCGATACGATCGCGGATGACAGACAATCTTACATTGAATCTAAGGAATCTTGTGAGTCGAG CGCGGAGTCGAGATTGAAGGATACTACACAATCAATACAACATGTTACAGAAAATGAGCTTAGGACTGCTGCTGCATGCTTGACTCTCACAGGAGTCAATTGA